One window from the genome of Saccharicrinis carchari encodes:
- the dnaA gene encoding chromosomal replication initiator protein DnaA, with the protein MKAGYEIVWNNCLAVIKDNIPQISFKTWFDPIVPLKIENNILTIQVPSAFFYEYLEEHFIDLLRSTIRKELGQSAKLEYSVVMDAPHHKNQQPLTQRLPSNNKTDLRNRPVSMQMTPDKPVVKNPFVIPGIKKLNVDPQLNADYTFENHIEGECNRLARSAGMAVAKNPGKTAFNPLFLYGNSGLGKTHLAQAIGIDVKTNFPEKTVLYVNANKFQTQFTESVRNNTQNDFLNFYQMIDVLIIDDVQEFAGKEKTQNTFFHIFNHLHQMNKQLILTADKAPVDMKGMEDRLLSRFKWGLSADVQVPDYDTRVAILKHKLYKDGISSIHEEVIHYIASNISQNIRELEGALISLLAQATLNKKEITCDVAKSIIDKLVRKTQKELSVDYIQQIVCDYFGLALDSLQSKTRKRDIVQARQVAMYFSKSLTNSSLSSIGTKIGKKDHATVLHACKTVNNLIETDKEFKNVIQEIEAQIKM; encoded by the coding sequence ATGAAGGCCGGTTACGAAATTGTATGGAATAATTGCCTTGCGGTAATTAAGGATAACATTCCACAGATAAGTTTTAAAACATGGTTCGATCCTATTGTCCCTTTAAAAATCGAAAATAACATCTTAACTATTCAGGTGCCAAGTGCTTTTTTTTATGAGTACCTGGAGGAGCATTTCATCGATTTGTTAAGAAGTACAATCCGAAAAGAACTTGGGCAATCGGCTAAACTGGAATACAGTGTTGTTATGGATGCACCGCATCATAAAAATCAACAACCTTTGACCCAGCGCTTACCTTCTAACAACAAAACGGATCTTCGCAACCGTCCGGTTTCCATGCAAATGACCCCGGACAAGCCGGTGGTGAAAAATCCTTTTGTAATTCCCGGAATAAAAAAATTGAACGTTGATCCACAGTTGAATGCCGATTATACCTTCGAGAATCACATTGAAGGCGAATGTAACAGGTTAGCGCGCTCAGCGGGTATGGCAGTGGCAAAGAATCCGGGTAAAACAGCGTTTAATCCTTTATTTTTATATGGTAATTCAGGACTGGGAAAAACACATCTGGCGCAAGCTATTGGTATCGATGTGAAAACAAATTTTCCCGAAAAAACAGTACTGTATGTAAATGCCAATAAATTTCAAACCCAGTTTACCGAATCGGTACGCAATAACACGCAAAACGATTTTTTAAATTTCTATCAAATGATAGATGTTTTGATCATAGACGATGTGCAGGAGTTTGCTGGCAAAGAAAAAACACAGAATACTTTTTTCCACATCTTTAACCACTTGCATCAAATGAACAAACAACTCATATTAACCGCTGATAAAGCACCGGTTGATATGAAAGGAATGGAGGATAGGTTGCTCTCAAGGTTTAAATGGGGACTTTCGGCCGATGTACAAGTGCCGGATTACGATACGCGTGTAGCCATACTCAAACATAAATTGTATAAAGATGGTATTAGTTCAATACACGAAGAGGTTATACATTATATTGCTTCCAATATTTCTCAAAATATCAGAGAGTTGGAAGGTGCTCTGATTTCTTTGCTGGCACAGGCCACACTAAATAAAAAAGAAATAACCTGCGATGTAGCAAAGTCCATCATAGATAAACTGGTGCGTAAAACGCAAAAAGAATTAAGCGTAGATTACATACAGCAAATTGTTTGCGATTATTTTGGATTGGCACTCGACTCGCTTCAAAGTAAAACACGTAAGCGTGACATCGTGCAGGCCCGGCAGGTAGCCATGTATTTTTCAAAGAGCCTGACCAACTCTTCACTGTCGAGTATTGGTACCAAAATTGGCAAAAAAGATCATGCCACAGTATTGCATGCTTGCAAAACGGTAAACAACCTAATTGAAACCGACAAAGAGTTTAAAAATGTAATACAAGAAATTGAAGCTCAAATTAAAATGTAA
- a CDS encoding MlaD family protein, with protein MTRFSKEVKLGFTVALALFIFGWGINFLKGKDVFVSGYRVHAIYPRIDGLTEASPVYFKGYRIGSVRRISLLDNGDSDLLVTMTIEKNIDFPLNTVAQIYSLDLMGTKAIRFVYGTDAKLLQPGDTMETSVSGDLADQVSQEMLPLKDKVEGMVVELDSVLTNFNRLLNDENKNNFSHGVEHFSQVMRNLNYMSATIDKSLQPDGPLGNTLTNLDSMTMVLKANSRVLSSVMHNLDDVSYQLAQAHVDSIAYQLNSATVWINKMLHSLDQGEGTLGKLLRDEQLYYNLNETSISLDRLLNDVRTQPKRYVNFSAISFGGGGGKAKNSKDAPRTYRVLLQKSLSPLDYLRGNELIKGEFVKEERDGKYYLYTLGEAQTYEEISVLKGQITERYPDAEIAIFTGDIRIKK; from the coding sequence ATGACCAGATTTTCAAAAGAAGTTAAGTTAGGGTTTACAGTTGCATTGGCGCTGTTTATTTTTGGTTGGGGCATTAATTTTTTAAAAGGGAAGGATGTTTTTGTGTCCGGCTACAGGGTGCATGCCATATATCCCCGTATAGATGGCCTTACCGAAGCCAGCCCTGTTTATTTTAAAGGCTACCGGATTGGTTCCGTTCGCAGAATATCTTTGTTGGATAATGGGGATAGTGATCTTTTGGTTACCATGACCATCGAAAAAAACATCGACTTCCCGCTAAATACGGTAGCGCAAATTTATAGCCTGGACTTAATGGGTACAAAGGCTATACGCTTTGTTTATGGCACGGATGCTAAATTGTTACAACCCGGAGATACCATGGAAACATCAGTGTCGGGCGATTTGGCAGATCAAGTGAGCCAGGAAATGCTACCACTGAAAGACAAAGTGGAAGGTATGGTAGTAGAATTGGACTCCGTGCTTACTAATTTTAACCGTTTACTAAACGATGAAAATAAAAATAACTTTTCTCATGGCGTAGAACATTTTTCGCAAGTAATGCGCAACCTGAACTATATGAGTGCTACCATCGATAAAAGCTTGCAACCGGATGGACCATTAGGAAATACCCTCACCAATTTGGACTCAATGACAATGGTACTAAAAGCAAACAGCAGAGTATTGTCTTCAGTGATGCACAATCTGGATGATGTTAGCTATCAGTTGGCTCAGGCGCATGTAGATAGTATTGCTTATCAGTTAAATAGCGCAACAGTGTGGATTAATAAAATGTTGCATTCCTTGGATCAGGGTGAGGGCACCTTGGGTAAACTGCTGCGCGACGAACAGTTGTATTACAACCTAAACGAAACTTCGATTAGTTTAGACAGGTTGTTAAACGATGTTAGGACACAACCCAAACGTTATGTAAATTTCAGCGCTATTAGTTTTGGTGGAGGAGGTGGTAAGGCAAAAAATAGTAAGGATGCCCCACGGACATACCGGGTATTGTTGCAAAAATCATTAAGTCCCCTGGATTACCTGAGAGGTAATGAATTGATAAAAGGTGAATTCGTTAAAGAAGAACGTGATGGAAAATATTATTTATACACCTTGGGCGAAGCACAAACGTATGAGGAGATTTCGGTACTTAAAGGCCAAATTACAGAACGTTATCCTGATGCCGAAATCGCAATATTTACGGGGGATATACGTATAAAAAAATAG
- a CDS encoding Rossmann-like and DUF2520 domain-containing protein, with protein sequence MIRNIVLIGSGNLATQLGIALVVKGFNIRQVYSLNLQNAQMLAHKLNAYATSDFSELQTDADLYVLAVSDSALLSVVEQLPKVKGTVVHTAGSVNMDLLIRFNKYGIFYPFQTFTKEREVNFSHIPILLEANTREAYSELKFFAGQISDTVLECDSEQRKQIHLAAVFACNFTNHMYAIAHEILKKSGVSFDVLKPLILETALKTESLDPLKAQTGPAVRGDKNVMDKHLDLLKEEDELHVLYSKISRRIARYK encoded by the coding sequence ATGATCCGAAATATCGTATTGATTGGTTCGGGTAATCTGGCCACCCAGTTGGGTATTGCCCTTGTTGTTAAGGGTTTTAATATTCGTCAGGTGTACAGCCTTAACCTTCAAAACGCCCAAATGCTGGCACACAAGCTAAATGCCTATGCAACATCCGATTTTTCGGAGCTGCAAACGGATGCCGATCTGTATGTTTTGGCAGTATCCGATTCTGCTTTGCTGTCCGTGGTGGAGCAATTACCAAAGGTAAAGGGAACGGTAGTGCACACGGCGGGATCAGTGAATATGGACTTACTCATCAGGTTTAATAAATATGGGATATTTTATCCGTTTCAAACGTTTACCAAAGAACGCGAGGTAAATTTTAGTCATATACCCATTCTGCTCGAAGCCAACACCCGGGAGGCGTATAGCGAGTTAAAATTTTTTGCAGGTCAAATATCGGATACCGTATTGGAATGTGATTCTGAACAACGTAAGCAAATACATCTGGCAGCGGTGTTTGCATGTAACTTCACCAACCATATGTATGCGATAGCCCATGAAATTCTAAAAAAAAGCGGTGTAAGCTTCGATGTGCTTAAACCCCTGATATTGGAAACGGCACTCAAAACCGAATCCTTAGACCCTTTAAAGGCACAAACAGGTCCTGCTGTACGAGGCGATAAAAACGTAATGGATAAGCATTTGGATTTACTGAAGGAGGAGGATGAATTACATGTATTGTATAGCAAGATTTCCAGAAGAATTGCACGATATAAATAG
- the tilS gene encoding tRNA lysidine(34) synthetase TilS: MNHLFQKSLKNKCHYHPQQKILVALSGGADSLALLHLFVTAKANVRAAHCNFNLRGAESDSDERFVVDCCKNLGVPLFRKSFDTKGYAKKNGISIEMAARELRYGWFNELLTKEKLDRIATGHHKDDNIETFFINLIRGTGIKGLSGIKPAHGNLIRPLLGFTRTEIEQYCVYNKLNYRTDSTNLESVYMRNKVRHQILPLFKDLNPSFMDTMKKNMNNLSQVSSFFQATVEGIKSKMVVEQDGQLLISLKHVNQFADKKLVLFEILNPYGFNGTVVNKLVECIQNEVSGKQFYSPDYRLIKDRHNIIMLPKEESVGKEVFYIDADEVEMEKPIKLTFDKIIKTTDYKMDKSSKVGQFDADLLNYPLTLRKWQQGDCFKPLGMSNFKKLSDYFIDQKFSLKDKEDVWLLLSGDDIIWVVGHRTDDRYKITPKTTTVAKITF; this comes from the coding sequence TTGAATCATCTATTTCAGAAGTCTCTAAAAAATAAGTGCCATTATCATCCACAACAAAAAATATTGGTGGCGCTGAGTGGGGGGGCTGACTCACTGGCTCTACTGCATCTGTTTGTGACCGCAAAAGCTAATGTGCGTGCCGCGCATTGCAATTTTAATCTCCGGGGTGCCGAATCGGATAGCGACGAACGCTTTGTGGTGGATTGTTGCAAAAATCTGGGGGTACCCCTGTTTCGGAAATCTTTCGATACGAAAGGCTATGCGAAAAAAAATGGGATTTCAATCGAAATGGCTGCCCGCGAACTTCGTTATGGATGGTTTAACGAATTGCTTACAAAAGAAAAACTGGATCGCATTGCTACCGGTCACCACAAGGACGATAACATAGAAACCTTTTTTATAAATTTAATCAGGGGAACCGGCATAAAAGGTTTGTCCGGCATTAAACCGGCGCATGGTAATTTGATACGTCCACTACTGGGTTTTACCCGAACCGAAATTGAACAATACTGCGTGTACAATAAATTAAATTACAGAACCGACTCCACCAACTTAGAGTCCGTTTATATGCGAAATAAGGTGCGGCATCAGATATTGCCCTTATTTAAGGACTTAAATCCTTCGTTTATGGACACCATGAAGAAAAACATGAATAACCTGAGTCAGGTAAGTTCTTTTTTTCAAGCTACGGTGGAGGGTATAAAAAGTAAAATGGTGGTGGAGCAGGATGGTCAGTTGTTGATATCTTTAAAGCATGTAAATCAATTTGCCGATAAAAAACTAGTGCTTTTTGAAATATTGAATCCATATGGTTTTAATGGTACCGTGGTGAATAAACTCGTAGAATGTATCCAAAATGAAGTTTCAGGTAAACAGTTTTATTCACCCGACTACCGTTTGATTAAAGACCGCCATAATATTATTATGTTGCCCAAAGAGGAAAGTGTTGGTAAGGAGGTGTTTTATATAGATGCTGATGAGGTAGAGATGGAAAAACCAATTAAGCTTACATTCGATAAAATAATTAAAACAACAGATTATAAGATGGATAAAAGTAGCAAGGTAGGCCAGTTTGATGCCGATTTGCTCAACTATCCCTTGACGCTGCGGAAGTGGCAACAAGGTGATTGTTTTAAGCCGTTGGGAATGAGTAACTTTAAAAAATTGAGTGATTACTTTATCGATCAAAAATTTTCGCTCAAGGACAAAGAAGATGTTTGGTTATTGTTGTCGGGCGATGATATTATTTGGGTGGTAGGCCACAGAACAGACGACAGATATAAAATTACGCCAAAAACAACAACCGTAGCTAAAATAACGTTTTAA
- a CDS encoding anthranilate synthase component I family protein, translating to MRQYITFDIGDSAVFKKKLVHFCATFEYAAVYDSNDYYCGKQGKVNYNSFNFLAGLGHISKVKGDFDAVYKFHNKHRDWLCGYWGYDLKNKLEKLSSDNKDGLQFSDASFFRPRYIIQCSGTTCTVGYIPEINHKNEIQELIDAIVSQAEFMGFESEIKFKSRVSEKEYVDTVNAVLKHIYKGDIYEMNYCMEFYAHNAKINPYAGFNDLIKISPTPFASFLKAQDKFALCASPERYIKKEGANIISQPIKGTAKRTDDIKKDEAIKNDLACSVKERSENIMIVDLVRNDLSRVAAPGSVKVEELCGIYPFAQVFQMISTITAQLGEGKEGIEAIKASFPPGSMTGAPKIRAMKIIEKYEYTKRGLYSGALGFFTPDGDFDFNVVIRTLLYDAANHYLSFMVGSAITEKSMPHLEYKECLLKAKAILQLFNQNKLSHIESSISEVSKK from the coding sequence ATGCGTCAATACATTACGTTTGATATAGGGGATAGCGCAGTTTTCAAAAAAAAACTGGTTCACTTTTGTGCCACTTTTGAATATGCCGCAGTGTACGATAGTAACGATTATTATTGTGGCAAACAGGGCAAGGTAAATTATAATTCGTTCAATTTTTTGGCCGGATTAGGGCATATCAGTAAGGTGAAAGGCGATTTTGATGCGGTTTATAAATTCCATAACAAACATAGGGATTGGTTGTGTGGTTATTGGGGGTATGATTTGAAAAATAAGCTCGAAAAACTATCTTCGGATAATAAGGATGGCTTGCAATTTTCTGATGCAAGTTTCTTTCGTCCACGCTATATTATACAATGCTCAGGCACCACATGCACGGTGGGCTATATTCCCGAAATTAACCATAAAAACGAAATTCAGGAATTGATAGACGCTATTGTATCGCAAGCGGAGTTTATGGGTTTTGAATCTGAAATAAAATTTAAGTCACGTGTTTCTGAAAAAGAATATGTGGATACTGTTAATGCTGTGCTCAAACATATTTATAAAGGGGATATTTATGAGATGAATTATTGTATGGAGTTTTATGCCCATAATGCAAAAATAAATCCCTATGCCGGTTTCAATGATTTAATAAAAATTTCGCCTACACCATTTGCTTCTTTTTTAAAAGCACAGGATAAATTTGCACTTTGTGCTTCGCCCGAAAGGTATATTAAAAAAGAAGGCGCCAACATCATCAGTCAGCCCATTAAAGGAACGGCCAAACGAACCGATGATATAAAAAAAGATGAAGCCATAAAAAATGATTTGGCCTGCTCTGTCAAGGAGCGTTCCGAAAATATTATGATTGTTGATTTGGTGCGTAACGATTTATCTAGAGTAGCTGCGCCGGGCTCGGTGAAAGTGGAAGAGCTTTGCGGTATTTATCCTTTTGCACAGGTATTTCAGATGATTTCTACCATAACGGCTCAACTGGGGGAGGGCAAAGAAGGTATAGAGGCCATCAAAGCCTCCTTTCCGCCTGGATCAATGACAGGAGCACCGAAGATAAGAGCCATGAAAATCATCGAAAAGTACGAGTATACCAAACGTGGCTTATATTCCGGAGCTTTAGGTTTTTTTACGCCTGATGGAGATTTTGATTTTAACGTGGTGATTCGTACTTTGTTATATGATGCCGCCAATCATTATTTATCTTTTATGGTAGGCAGCGCTATCACCGAAAAAAGTATGCCGCATTTGGAGTACAAGGAGTGTCTATTAAAGGCAAAAGCCATTTTACAATTATTTAACCAGAATAAACTATCTCACATTGAATCATCTATTTCAGAAGTCTCTAAAAAATAA
- a CDS encoding peroxiredoxin, whose amino-acid sequence MSVLVGKKAPAFNAEAVVNGGEIVENYSLDQFVGKKNVVLFFYPADFTFVCPTEIIAFQDKLSEFEKRNVQVVGVSVDSAFSHWKWLQTEKKEGGIKGVKFPLVADGSLTISQNYDVLAGEYDYNEEGEMIFEGSPMAYRGLFLIDKEGVVRHQVVNDMPLGRSVDETLRMIDALQFFEENGEVCPADWHSGDQGLVATQEGISEFLGKKA is encoded by the coding sequence ATGTCAGTATTAGTAGGAAAAAAAGCCCCGGCTTTTAATGCAGAAGCAGTAGTTAACGGTGGCGAAATAGTTGAGAATTATTCTCTTGACCAATTTGTGGGTAAAAAGAACGTGGTATTGTTCTTTTATCCTGCAGATTTTACATTTGTTTGCCCAACCGAAATTATTGCTTTCCAGGATAAGTTAAGCGAATTTGAAAAGAGAAACGTACAGGTAGTGGGTGTTTCTGTCGATTCGGCATTTTCGCACTGGAAATGGTTACAGACAGAAAAAAAAGAAGGTGGCATCAAAGGGGTTAAATTTCCATTGGTGGCCGATGGATCCTTAACTATTTCACAAAACTATGACGTGTTAGCTGGTGAGTACGACTATAACGAAGAGGGTGAAATGATATTCGAAGGCAGCCCCATGGCTTATCGGGGTCTGTTCCTTATCGATAAAGAAGGAGTAGTGCGTCACCAGGTGGTTAACGATATGCCATTGGGACGTAGTGTAGACGAAACCTTGCGTATGATCGATGCCCTCCAGTTCTTCGAAGAAAATGGTGAGGTTTGTCCTGCCGATTGGCACAGTGGCGACCAAGGGTTGGTAGCCACCCAAGAGGGAATTTCTGAATTTCTTGGAAAGAAAGCCTAA